A window of the Acetobacteraceae bacterium genome harbors these coding sequences:
- a CDS encoding FUSC family protein, whose translation MKSSTFIQYQGKSFPLAWLYAPSPQAFFFALRTTAAAMLALGIAFWMELDSPGWACQTVWLVSLLTRGESISKARWRIIGTLTGALGAFFLSAIVPQQAWLMFPLMAGWLGLCSAMAVYFSHFRAYSWVLAGYTCTIITFGAAPNCDQYFDFAIARGSYVIIGILCEMALACIFSFNWDTKSHHSMCDTLSGILTKTTGTIKDLLQGRASVVATTQELMVQIKEMEGKSKFMGIETVGINPHLDDRARDVIAKTALVLSQLVDLSTRLQIYKEHHVPLPVFNKIVSKTLPVLDQLPEVFQDTTLIPSRLSKLDQLRNFCRRAATKLIQQNINNRAPTDDTSLNPGRGIVGEGALCLALERTLDKLEHAISSYVATLYPERGDHFRFRLPDWHDGREGFSHGMRAVLAVLISAFFFEITAWPQGFILVTFTGVGVALNSASGDPLQDQKGVMNFLKGATAAWIAAFFLVMVLLPSTKVFEGVIITLGGLMFIGGLARYCPPISGAAAIYEFFLPIMIGLQNHHLMNEIQFYNNTNAILFGAILAVLTFASLPFKPLDKQKRICHATCLALRKLSKPSNRISPLNWVWRSLDRVILMVRQESRNENHYAPITISNLLMAQTVGLNIIRLETLLEAEDSDLPPRVTRAIKTLLRYFAARPSVNNATIQAGYLALMSLDRAIRESNDLATELELIYALTDIRLILHLMLKYGDFLNEGTLVDPQSQRFDSKYAPPKSLKL comes from the coding sequence ATGAAATCTTCTACTTTTATTCAATATCAAGGAAAATCTTTCCCGCTGGCATGGCTTTATGCCCCTTCGCCACAAGCTTTCTTTTTTGCCCTGCGGACAACAGCTGCCGCTATGCTTGCTTTAGGCATTGCCTTTTGGATGGAATTAGATAGTCCTGGCTGGGCGTGCCAAACAGTTTGGCTGGTTTCCCTCCTTACCCGTGGAGAAAGTATATCTAAGGCCCGCTGGCGTATTATTGGAACGCTGACAGGCGCTTTGGGCGCTTTCTTCCTCTCCGCCATTGTGCCGCAGCAGGCTTGGCTCATGTTTCCGCTTATGGCGGGCTGGCTCGGTCTTTGCAGCGCCATGGCCGTTTATTTTAGTCATTTTAGAGCTTATAGCTGGGTGCTGGCAGGTTATACCTGCACCATTATCACTTTCGGCGCTGCGCCAAATTGCGATCAATATTTTGATTTTGCTATCGCTAGAGGAAGCTACGTCATTATCGGCATTTTATGCGAAATGGCGCTGGCCTGCATTTTCTCCTTTAATTGGGATACAAAATCACATCACAGCATGTGTGATACGCTTTCTGGGATTTTAACGAAAACGACAGGCACGATCAAAGACCTGCTGCAAGGCAGAGCCAGTGTCGTAGCGACCACACAAGAACTTATGGTTCAAATCAAAGAAATGGAGGGGAAAAGTAAATTTATGGGCATTGAGACTGTCGGGATTAACCCACATCTTGATGACCGTGCGAGAGATGTTATTGCAAAAACGGCTTTAGTTCTTTCTCAACTTGTCGATCTCTCGACCCGTTTGCAAATTTATAAAGAACATCATGTTCCCCTGCCTGTCTTTAATAAAATTGTTTCAAAAACCCTCCCTGTTTTAGACCAATTACCAGAAGTTTTTCAGGACACGACCCTTATTCCGAGCCGTCTTTCCAAGCTGGATCAACTCCGCAATTTTTGCAGACGGGCCGCCACAAAACTCATTCAGCAAAATATCAATAACCGTGCGCCAACAGATGACACCTCTCTCAATCCCGGGCGCGGCATTGTCGGAGAAGGTGCGCTTTGCTTAGCGCTGGAACGCACCTTAGATAAATTAGAACATGCGATTTCAAGCTATGTTGCCACCCTTTATCCTGAACGTGGGGACCATTTCCGTTTCCGCCTGCCTGACTGGCACGATGGACGGGAAGGTTTTAGCCACGGGATGCGTGCGGTTCTGGCTGTTTTGATTTCAGCATTTTTCTTTGAAATTACAGCATGGCCGCAAGGATTTATCCTGGTCACCTTTACAGGGGTTGGTGTGGCGCTGAACTCCGCAAGCGGTGACCCTCTGCAAGATCAAAAAGGGGTGATGAACTTCCTCAAAGGGGCAACAGCCGCTTGGATAGCAGCTTTTTTTCTTGTGATGGTTCTCCTGCCAAGCACCAAAGTGTTTGAAGGCGTGATTATTACGCTTGGCGGCTTAATGTTTATTGGTGGCTTGGCTCGCTACTGCCCGCCAATCTCTGGCGCTGCGGCAATTTATGAGTTCTTTTTGCCCATTATGATTGGTCTTCAGAACCACCATTTAATGAATGAGATTCAGTTCTATAACAATACAAATGCGATCCTTTTCGGGGCTATCCTTGCTGTTCTTACCTTTGCCAGCCTGCCCTTCAAACCTCTGGATAAGCAAAAGCGCATCTGCCATGCTACCTGTTTGGCACTTCGCAAGCTCTCCAAGCCTTCCAATCGGATTTCTCCGCTGAACTGGGTTTGGCGAAGTCTAGACCGTGTCATCTTAATGGTGCGCCAAGAATCCCGAAATGAAAACCATTACGCGCCGATTACCATTTCCAATCTTCTTATGGCGCAAACTGTCGGCCTGAATATCATTCGCCTTGAAACCTTGTTAGAAGCAGAAGACAGTGATCTCCCACCGAGAGTCACACGCGCTATCAAAACATTGCTCCGCTATTTTGCAGCGCGCCCTTCTGTCAATAATGCAACCATTCAAGCAGGCTATCTTGCCTTAATGAGTCTGGATCGGGCAATCCGTGAAAGCAATGATCTCGCCACCGAGCTTGAACTTATTTATGCGCTTACCGATATCCGTCTTATTTTACATTTAATGCTGAAATATGGTGATTTCCTCAATGAAGGGACACTTGTCGATCCACAATCACAGCGCTTTGACAGTAAATATGCCCCTCCAAAATCCTTAAAACTCTAG